gtttagaaacaaaaagttggcaaAAAAGTGGCTGGACCAGCTTCTACGGGATTCACGTTTTATGACAAAAAAACTTGAGAATGTCTACGTTTGTAATGAACACTTCACAGAGGATTGTTACGAAGTCAGTTTTAGGTACGAAATGTTGGGTGCGAAGACAAGAAAGAGGAGACTAAAACAAGATGCTGTTCCAAAAATATTCCAACGCAAACTGCCTTTAAAGCCACGCATTTCAAGCGAGCGCCGGATCGCTCAGAGAGAACGAAAGGAGGTAAGTGCAACCTTCAGTTTAGTCCAGCAGCAGTCCCTTAGATAAAAGAATTACTTCCCACTAAGATTTATCTGGGAAAATAATGTAACTGCTGTTTCTGcgataaaaatgttataaaagGCGAagggaaaataaataaataaataaaaaaacaaaacaaaataccaaaaagaAGCAGTCAATTTCGAATACGCTATTCGTACAGAGTACGCAACGTTCgtaaaaaaaattctgcttCTTTTGCGACATTTCAATTTATTAAAACTGAATTTATGGAAAGATCGTACAAATTTCCCATAGGCTAACCGATTGATTTTTTTACATGAAATCCATTAAAACTAGATTACCCGCATAATTATAAATTAAGAAGCATTTACgggaaatttaaaaaataagttAGAACGAACTATAGAgcttgtggggtttattccccgaAGCCTCATACCGATGTCTATAACTTTAACTTAGGCTAAATTTTGTAATATCGAAATTGAGCTATTTCCATCGTACATCAACTACAATTTGCAGGTTGTTAAGAACTTGTTGTCGACTAAAAATGACCCATCAGGTTTGATGCTTGACGAAAGTCCAGCTGAACTGATCACGTCTGAAGAGATGGACGAGGTGACGGAAGCTGTTGAAGTAAGCATTGGAAGAAGCAGTCCAGCCCATATTCTTGAAAGTGTGATAGATGAAAGATGAAATGGCTTGCAAAGAATCTTGCATGCAGAATACTGATCGCCATTGCCTCCGAAGGAAATGTCTCAAGCGGATCAAACGCTAGTGCGGGAATGGGCACAAGAACATGGTAAGGCCGTGCGGCAACGAACAGTAAGACAATGCACTACGAAACATAATGCTTGAACTCTTCCCTTGAATATGTACGAAAAGGAGTTACCTATCGGAGAGAGAGTAACCTTTGAAAACGCCAGCCAAGTCTCGGAGTATGACTCTGGTTCTGATGATGAAGAAAGAGAATCAGAAGACCAAGTAGAAGATTCCCTTGAACTCAATGCGATCAACTTTATATCAAGATCAGTTCGTACTCGCTCTGGTAGAATTATTTCTTTGTAACATCGAGCTCTAGCTTCGTACCAATAGACCAATAGGTTTTTTAACGATCCTCAACCTCTACACTTTTATGCCTGTGACCTCGGTCGCCGGTTTCAGGATTTTCTAAGCAAGCCCACCAAACCCGGTCACTCTTCGCTTTCGGTTTAGGTAAATTTTACTACAACAATACCATCGTAATATACAGCAAATGGTGTCGCGTAACTGGTTGAACTCATCGCCTGATTAACACAGGAAGCTGCTGAAACATTGCGATCTACAGCTCAATTGACTACATCATGAAAATAACATTTGATTAATGAAGTATTTGCTATGATGAATCGGCGTGAACCACAGTCTCTTTGAAAACAGCATATGAATACGGTTTCTTGGCTCCTCTGTTTTAATAACAGCGGGTAAGGTAAGAGTTTGGATTGATGTTCATTTATGTTGAATTTCGTGATTcgtgaaattttgtttaaactgtgcgtgacgcgtgaattttgttaaaatttgcgcGTGAAACGGGATCGTGACCCCCTCTTTGCCACCCTCATCAAGAAGTGAGACCATCGCTTGCTATGATCTCCGAACAGTGGATGGTGACTCCTACAAGTAATCCTGTTGATAGCCGTCCTGCAGTCTCGGGAGAGTTGAAAACATACGTCGATGCAGAAACACAGACAGAACCTTTTGTGTGTTCGCCTGTTGTTCAGGTTTTGACTCCACGTAGAAAGCGAAAGCTTGTTGAAAGAGACCACGCCTATTGCAAGAAAAAATTGGAATTGCAACCTATACAGCCTGAACCCAGTTTTATGCCAAAAACAAACACTAAGGATGACCCTATGCAAGAATCCGACAGCTCTGACGACGAATCGGATGCTGATTTTGATAATGCTGGTACTGACTATGATTCAGACACTTTCCATGACGAATGGGTACCTGACGAAGATGAAGTGGAATCAGATGACGAAAATCCTGGTAACTACCCGAAGTCTGAGATAAACTGGCTCAAGGAAACGGAGGAACTGTATAAAGAGAGCAAGTCCATTGTGTTTGATAGTCAGctaaagaaattgtttcaaaggTGCCAAAGCTGCGGTGCTCATGTGAAATTTGCGTCCCTGAAGCAAAGAGGAAGTCTTATCTGTGTAACGAGCTCATGTGAAGGGGGTCACGAAGAAAATTGGTTTtctcaaccatttacaaagggAACAGCAACGGGAAATCTTGTTCTAAGTGGCGGAATTCTATACACTGGGAATCATTTCGCCTCCACCAGTGCATTCGTGACCAGTTGTAGTATCCGCTTTTTTAAAAAAGGGAACTTTAACAGCCTGCAAAGGAAATATATTTGACCCGTggttataattatacacagtaTAATGCATGTGACCACAGAGAAAATCCTGGATTTTTCTCTCGTTCAGGTGTCAGAGGTGAGCAATTCTAACTGTATGAAAAAAGAAGGACTCAAACGTTGTTTAGAAAACTTGGAGACAGATGGTCAAATTATCGATATCTTGGCAACCGACAGGTAAAGGGTAACATGTAGTTATACTCGTGGTCAAAGGGCACCTCCTTTTTGCCATTTCATAACTGTTCCCTTTTGACTCCAATTTAGTCCGTGCCCTTAActatggcaatatttttaaacttaACTTCTCCTTTGATGTAGGAAACACCACACCTTCCATTATGTGAGGCGGCTTTTGCATTCACTCAGTAGATTATTGTGttaagaattgtttttttttctaatataGGCATGTCCAGGTAACAGCGATGATGAAGAATGACAAACCGCACTTAAAACATCGCTTTGATCCTTGGCACTTAGCAAAATCAGTGAGAAAAGATTTGGTGGCTGCTTCAAAGAAGAGAGAATGTACAAACCTTGTACCCTGGATTTCCTCTATCGTTAATCACCTATGGTGGAGTGCAGCAACGTGCAATGGGGACCCTCACCTCTGCCAGGAGGAGTGGAAATCTATAGTGTACCATGTGGCTGGTATTCATGAGTGGCCTGGGTTGGAGTTATTTTCTGCTTGTGAGCATGAGGTGTTGGCAGAACAACAGAGACGGAACAAGGTGTGGCTTCCATTTGGGTCACCTGCACATACTACCCTTAAGGACGTGTCCTGGAAACCAAAGCTCTTGAGGGATATTCTCCTACTTGCTGATTTTGTCCAAACTGGTGCCTTGGAGGTTTTCCATGGTATCATGGCCAAGAAGTACCTCCCTCAGTGCCAGCACTATTCTTACAATGGAATGAAATGCCGTACGCAGCTAGCCATTATCGACAACAACTGGAATGCAGGGAGGGAAGTCGCTACCACTGAGGCTGGGGACCCCCAATTTAATTGTGTTTACCCCAAGCTCCAGAAGAGGTGGGTGGCCAAACCCATGTATGAAGAAAAGTCTTACCAGTTTGTTGATTACCTCATAAGGGACACAATTCTTCTAAAGCAGCTGGGTACAATTAATGTACCTCCCCTTCAGAGGCCAGTACTGCCTGCAAACATTGCACTAACTCCCCGTGGGAATAAAGAAGACATTATAGAACAGCACATGTCCAGATTCCATTAAATTATTATCTCCTTCATAGGAGTGCTAATGACATAATCTTATTCCAAAATTGAAGATGACACAAGAAATTAAATTGGTTGCTGGGAATTTTTTTATCcagacaaaaccaaaaaaagagcAGAGAATGATTACGGTAGTCATGGGTGCAGAAATGCCTTTCTTCGTGCACTTTCCCCTTTGTTTGCAAATTCTCTTCAATTAATGTTTCCAGCCATTTGTATGTTAATGTATGTAATCTCTTCCATTTGTTATTGAGGTTTAATACATGTACCTTACCATGTGCATACTCCATTCCAAATGGCCCTATATAAACCTTATCCTACTGATTACAAAAGCAGTTAGTACAATTGTTTCACTTAAAATATATAGAGTAACAAATAAGTTCAGCCAGTGAAGGTTTTCTTTAGCAGTCTTAAATTGACATTTCCTGTAATTtctggacaaaagaaaaagcaaagcaagTACCAAGAACAGTTGTTAATAGTAAATACCTAATATGTCTAAACTGGCAACATAAATGTGCTAAATGCTAGCTTAAGCCTGAGGTAGACTTCCTCTTGGTATAAGAACAAATGTAAAAGAGATAAGAAGAATTATACAATAATCATATAATATCCCTTGGggataaataattatatgattgTTCAACTTCCATTTGAAAGGATAAC
Above is a genomic segment from Acropora muricata isolate sample 2 chromosome 1, ASM3666990v1, whole genome shotgun sequence containing:
- the LOC136927452 gene encoding THAP domain-containing protein 1 A-like, with translation MPSCSAPGCSNRSDKDPEKRLSFHNLPFRNKKLAKKWLDQLLRDSRFMTKKLENVYVCNEHFTEDCYEVSFRYEMLGAKTRKRRLKQDAVPKIFQRKLPLKPRISSERRIAQRERKEVVKNLLSTKNDPSGLMLDESPAELITSEEMDEVTEAVEVSIGRSSPAHILESVIDER